Genomic window (Bacillus vallismortis):
TAAAATCAACACTGTATAAAAGGCATTTCGCCGAATGCAGTCCCCCTAATTTCTTTTTTATTTCCTCATTAATGATTCGATAATATTCAGCTGAAGATTCCCAACTCATCCCGCCAATAAGACCAATCGTTTTCATATAACCACCCCTGATAAAATTTTCAGAATATAATTAGTCATTCTAAAGTATAGGTCAATCTGATACAATCATTAATTTTTCAGGCGAATGGCCTGCGAGAAAAAGCAGACAGATGCGGAATTTCCTCAAACAAATGATTTGAGGGCAATAGCTGCATGTTTAATAGTTATTGATTATGCGTTCTCTCTTACCCCTTTAGACAAAATATTCATTTTCTCTTTTTTAGACTTAAATCTATGTCGAAAATGATCGTTTGACATATCTTATACTATCCTCACTAAGGAGGTGGCAATATGGGTTACTCAAATGGATATGGCAGCTCCTTCGCTTTGATCGTGGTGCTATTCATTTTGTTAATCATTGTTGGAACTTCTTTCTTCGGTGGTTATTAAGTGTAACTTTGCCTAACTCCTCCGTGTGTGAGCACCTCCTGTTCGACAGACGCCATAAGAAGTTTTTATGGCGTTTTTGCTGTGTAATTACGACTCATACCTGAGAACGTTTCTGAACTAGGAAAATATGTATTAAATTCGTGTTTAGACATAAAAAAAGACCCTCCGTTTTGAAGGGATTATAGGAATCATCGTTTTTCAGGTTTGAAAACGATCTGAAGCAATATGAAATGTGTT
Coding sequences:
- a CDS encoding YjcZ family sporulation protein; this encodes MGYSNGYGSSFALIVVLFILLIIVGTSFFGGY